One Syntrophorhabdaceae bacterium genomic window, TTTTTCTTTTTCGTAGGCCTCTTTCCCCGCTTCCACTGCCGACGCAAGGACGGCTTTCTGCTCGGTCAAAAGGTCTTTTCCCTTCTCCACCATCTCTTTGCCTTTATCCACCATACAGGAGACCTCTTCCTTCACCTGCTCCATGTATGTCTCTGCCTTGCCTTTTACCTCGTCCGCCAGTTCCTTGAGCTGGGCCCGCGTCTCCGCGCCCGTCTTGGGGGCGAGGAGAAGAGCGGCTCCCGCACCCAGGAGTCCCCCTATAAAAAATGAGGCAAGTACACATCCGGCCGTGAAACCGCCACTTTCATTCTCTGCCATGTCAAACCTCCTTGATTATGTTTGTTTTCTCCTGAAGAAATTACTCACCACATAACGTGACGCGACTTTGAGGCCGACCCTCATACCGGCGAGGCTTACGGTAGAGGTCTCGACGATGTTCTCCACCAAGTTCGTAACGGCCTTTACGTTCTGCCCGACCTGCCGCACCGACCCCGCGAAGACCTTCATATCGTCCGCCACATCTCCCACATCGTCAGTCAAATGCCTCAGACTCTGAAGCGAGAGTCGCAATTCATCTAATACGGGCACGAGGGATTCTTCGGTTTTCCGTGCCGACTCCCTCATAATGTGGATGCCTTCCCTGAGCTCGATCAGGACACGGATTACGATAACGGCAACCGCGATGAGAATGATCGTGATAACAATGAGAAACAGGTCTACCATCTCTCCTCCTTTACCTACCGGACTCCAAAGACCCTCGCGGAAAAGCCGGAGGCATGTTTCTATGATCCGATGTTTAACTATAAACACTCGGTTTTTTTATTTCAACGGGTCGAACAACGACTTTTCGACCTCCCTTCCGGTTTCTTGAGCTTCTTTACCCGGGAAAGAGCCGACAGCTCACATGTCTTTCCAGGTAGCATCCAATGTATAGTAATCGGCCGTATCTGTCAATAATTTAGGTAAATGTCCCCGTTTTTTTAACTTATACGATATTTATTCTCTTTATGGATTAAATTGCGACTAATATCTTCAAGGCAATTTAGGGGAGTGAACAAAGTCCGGTCGGAAGAGTTTTCCCTGACATTTGGTCGCCATTCCCCTTGACAAGGCATTGAAATTGCGTTATTATTTCCCCATGAACCGGGTAACGGCCATCTTTGGCTTTTATTATTACTTTAGGAGCTCGCACCCGGGCATAATTTTGCTTTGACATAAGCAAAAAGCCATGGGTGCAAAAGGCCCCATGGCTTTTTTAGTATTAAAGCCATGGCATAAGGCCATGGCTTTTTTTCGTTTCAGAGGAGGAGCGATGATCATTTCGAGAGACATTGAACGGCTCATAAAGGATCAGGAAGGCTGGACCCGGAGGATGTTCGAGGAAGGCATCAGGATTAAGAAGCTTTACGGGGAGAACTCAGTATACGATTTTTCTCTCGGCAATCCCGATACCGAGCCGCCCGAAGCACTCGGCAAGGCGCTCGTGGAGGCGGTTCTGAACCCCGCCACCGGAATGCACCGGTATATGTCCAACAACGGCTATGAGGATGTGCGCGAGGAGATCGCCCAATATCTGGCCGAAGACAGGAGCCTTCCCTTCACCTCTTCCCACGTGTTCATGACTGCCGGCTGCGCAGGCGGGCTCAATATGATCTTCAGGAGCATCATGAACAGGGGCGATGAAGTGATCGTGCCGAGCCCTTTTTTCTGGGAATTTAAAAATTATGTCCACAATGCGGGCGGGGTGCCCAGGTTCGTCGAGACCAACCTCGATTTTCAGCTCGATATCGGCAACATCGAAAAAGCGATCACACCAAAGACCAGGGCCGTGCTCATCAATAGCCCGAATAATCCCACGGGAGCGGTCTATAGCGAGGAGAGCTTGAAGGAGCTTGCGAAGCTCCTCTACCAAAAGAGGAGTGAGACAGGCCGCGAGATTTTTATCATCGCCGACGAGGCGTACCGGAAGCTCGTATACGACGGCATGACCTTGCCTAATCTCTTTAAGATCTATGACCTGGTTCTGGGTGTCACTTCCCATTCCAAGGACCTCGCCCTGGCAGGGGAGAGGATCGGCTATATCGCAATTTCGCCGGAGATAAAGGATTTTCAGCTCCTCGTGTCGGCCCTGACTATTACCATAAGGACCCTGGGCTTCGTAAACGCCCCCGCCCTCTTCCAGAGGATCGTGGGAAAATTCCAGAGAAATTCGGTCAGTATCGCCGATTATGAGAAGAAGAGGGATCTCCTCTATGACACCCTGATCGATGCGGGCTATGAATGCGTGAAGCCCACGGGCGCGTTTTACATGTTCCCCAAATCTCCCATACCTGATGAGCTTGAATTCGTGAGGGCCCTCCAGCAGGACGAGAGGATCATGGTGGTGCCCGGAAGGGGTTTCGGCAGGGAGGGTTATTTCAGGATTGCCTATTGCGTCCCCTTCGAGAAGGTGCTCGGCTCTCTCGACGGGTTCAGGAATATTGCGAAACGATATATTGAAAAGGGGTGATCCATGCCGGTATCCAAAAGTATCTCAGAATCTATGAAAAGCTCTTCCTGGATAAGGGCTATGTTCGAAGTGGGCGAAAAGCTGAAAAAGGAGTTCGGTCCGGAAAACGTCTTTGATTTCACTCTTGGCAACCCGATCGTCGAACCGCCGGCAAAGCTGAAGGAGGAGCTGGTGAGGATAGTATCGTCCGACATCAGGGGAATGCACCGGTACATGACGAACAGCGGATACGTTGAGGTGCGGGAAGAGATCGCGGCCTTCTATAGAGAGAGGAATGGTCTCGCCTTCACCAGTAACCATATCATTATGACCGTTGGGGCGGCGGGGGGCATCAACGTGGCCCTGAAGGCACTCCTCGATCCGGGCGACGAGGTGATCGTTCCCTGCCCCTATTTCGTGGAATTCAGGTTTTACATCGAAAACCATGGCGGCGTGATCAAGCTTGTGGATACGCGCGATGACTTCCACCTCGATGTGGAGAAAATAAGAGAGGCGATCACGGAGAAGACGAAGGCCATAATCGTGAATTCTCCCAACAACCCCACCGGGGTGGTGTACGACGAAAAGGAGCTCAAGGAGCTGGCCCACCTGCTCAAGGAAAAAAGACGGAAAGGCCAGAGGATCATATTGATCTCCGATGAGGCCTACAGGAAGATCATCTATGACGGCATCGCCTACCCCGATATGTTCAAATTGTACGAAGATACGGTGACCGTCACGTCCCACTCCAAAGACCTCGCCCTTCCCGGCGAAAGGATAGGCTATATCGCCGTGTCGCCCCTTCTCAGCAATGTGAAGACCTTTATCGATGCCGCCATATTCGCAAACAGAATACTCGGGTTCATCAACGCCCCGGCCATGATGCAGCGTCTTGTGGGAAAATTCCAGAAGAACAGCGTGGATATCATGGATTATCAGAGAAAGCGCGACGCCGTCTACACTATGCTGGTCGATGCGGGGTTCGAGGTGGTAAAGCCCATGGGCACCTTCTATATCTTTCCCAAATCTCCCATCCCTGATGATATTAAATTCGTGAGGACCATGCAGAAACACCACATTCTCGGAGTTCCCGGCATAGGCTTCGGCAAAGCGGGATATTTCAGGCTCGCCTACTGTGTGGATATGGAAGTCATCGAAGGATCACGGAGATATTTCAAAGAGATCGGAGAGTTGCTCCATCGTAAATAGCTTCTACGTCAAGATTCGTTGCCGCCATACGGCCGAGCCGGTCAAGGTCGGCCCCTCCGTCGCCAAATCCTTCGAGGTAGGGCATGATGCCGAGGAGGGGCACGGGCAGATACTTGCGGAGCATCCCGGGGTTCGTCCGGGTCGCTACGTCTGAAGAACCTTCGGAATCGTTGAGGATTACCCCTATCGTCCTTATCCCCTCGGATTCAAGAGAGCGGCAGGTAAGGAGGGTATGGTTGATCGTACCGAGACCGAGCCGCGCCACCACCACCACGGGCAGGGACCATTTTTTCATCAGGTCCTGAAAGAAGAAATTCTCTTTTATGGGCACGAGGATGCCCCCCGCCCCTTCCACAATCGTAATATCATGGTTTTTCACGATATCCCTGCAGATTCTCTCAGTAGCGTCCAGATCTATCCCTTTCCCCTCCTCCAGGGCCGCCGCCTCGGGGGCCAAGGGTTTTTGGAATGTACAGGGGTTTATGGATGCGAGGCTGTCGCGGGAACCTGAGGCATCTTTCAAGGACTTCGCGTCGCATGGGAAAAATTCAGTCCGGTCCAGAGGCAAGCCTGTCTCGAAAGGCTTCATCACCCCCACTGAAAGTCCTTTTATTCTTGAGAAATAGGCGGCGAGGCTCACCGATGCAAGGGTCTTGCCCACACCGGTATCAGTTCCGGTGACAAAAAGGGCCCTCATAAGGACGATTGGGACAAGGAGACTATCCCTCGTATGGGTGGGAAAGGGATCATTACCTCATGACCGAAGAAACAACGAGAGCGAGACCGATGAACAGGCAGCCGCAGACAATGGCAAGACCTATATTACCTTCTTCCACGATCTTCTTTTCAAAATCGGGAGTGAATATGGAGCCGGTGACCTTGAGGCACACAAGGGCCACTACCATAAATACGGCGGAATATACAAAAATCTCTATTACGTTGCCCAGAATTTTCCACATTGAGAGGCCTCAGTTTGACAGGTAATAGACGAGATTGTCGAGTGCCGATGTAAAAAAGAGATTCCGGAGTTTCACGTTTTTGGGTACCGTCACAGGGGAAGGCGAGAAATTGAGAATACCTTTCACATTGGCATCCACAAGGAGGTTGGCCACTTTTTGCGCCTCACTGGGAGGGGTCGTAATAATCCCTATTTCCACGCCCCGCGTCTTGACTACCTCCTTGAGGGCGTCTATATGGAGAATCTCCACAGGCCTCCCCATCCGCTCCGAGATATGGCCGATTACTTTCGCCGGATCGATATCGAAGGCGGCTACGATCTTATAGTTCTGTTTCAGAAAATCCTTGTATACCAGGAGCGCGCTGCCCATGTTGCCCACGCCCACCACCGCAATCTTCCATTCCCGGTTAATGCCCAGTATTTCTTTTATATTGAACTTCAGCTCCTTGACATTATACCCCATGCCCCGGACGCCGAACTCGCCGAAATAGGCGAAGTCCTTCCTCACCTGAGCGGCATTTACATTGCACATGTTCGCAAGCAGGGCGCTCGATGCCACCTTTTCATTCTTGGTCTCAAGGTCTTCCAGGCATTTCAGATAACTGGAAAGTCTGCGTATCGTCGCTTCAGGAATTTTTGCGTATTTAGCCATTATCAGCACCCGCGCGTGAAATCACTTAAGTTTCCTTTACTTCTATGTAACAGTTCTCAACGGCAAATTCAAGAGAAAAATTTAACAAGCTCCGGCATGTGATGGCCGGCAGCCCGTTGCTTTACGGTTAAACTTGATACATTATTCACTATTACAGAAGTTTTAAGGAGGTTTTCAGTCTCTTCTATTATCTGAAACATAGTCCCGGATAAAAGAAAGAAGGCGCTCCCGTTCCGGGGAAAAGCGTGGTTCTATGGCTCTTTCCTTCAATAGTGCGCTCACCTTGAGGATGACGGACTTCAGCTCTTCGATTCTATCGACCACGAAAATGCCTTCCCTGCCTTTGAGCTGCAGGGCCAGCTCCATCTGGTGGTCGTCGTGATGCTCGCCCGCCTCGCTCGAACGCGGGACGAGGATGAGAGGTTTTTTGTACGCAATCGCGTTAAGGACTGTGCCGACCCCGCCGTGGCCCACGATCATCGATGCATCTTTGAAAAAGGAGAGGATCTCCATGAAATTGAGGTATTGGAACCACTTCATATGCTTCGGCTCTTCATCGATATAGCCGATCTGGGCGACCACTTCCTCCTCGAGCTCGCCGGCGATCTCGTCGATCTTCCGGATAAGGCGATGAAACTCCACGCCCTTTATGGAATTGCCCACGGTTACGAAGATCATAAGAGCCTGCCCCTGTACTGCGCCTTCTCATGCATCCCTGCCAGCTCCTCCCATTGCACGAGGAAGAGATCCGCAAACTTATATACGAGCTTTGCGGTAAGGGAGAGGGTCCTGATCCTCGTGAAGCACTCCACATATGCCACCTTCGCCCCGAAGAGGAACTTGCCCATCACGAACGCCGGCAATGCAACCTCGGAGCCCGTGGAAAAGATCATGTGGGGCCTGTGAGCGATGAACATCCTGAGCATGGAGAAAGTTCCGACGAGAAGAGTGATGGGAAGGCCGAATTTTACGGAATAATTAAAAAAGAGCTTCAGCTTGCAGATCTTCTTCACGCTCTCTAATGAGAGGCCTTTCATATTGGGAAAATCGAGGGTGATGAGGTAGACGTCGCAACCCTCGAAGGCCTCCACCATGCTCAGGGTCTCATTCAGATGTCCGCCGGGGGACGAGACGATATAGATATTCATATTAATAATCCCGCGCCGCGGACCCTAAATTTCCGCTTTGACAATGTAACCCGCCTTAATGGGGATAATCTCGTACTTATTCAACCCCGCTGCCGTGCAAAGCTTTTGTATGTCCGATTTGGTGTAAAAATATACGGGACAATCCTTTGTCGCAAGCCATATCTTCCGGATGGGCATCTGGGGCGTGAATTTGGAAGGAAAGGAGATGATCATCCTCCCCTTCGTCACATCCTTCATCTTCCTTAAGAACGGGAGCGGCTCCTTCAGGTAGTCGAAGACGCCCATGGCGAGGGTGACGTCGAATTTATCATCTGTCGGAAAAGTAGTGAGGAAATCACCGCATATATGGTTGATCGAGAGGCTGCTTTTACCATGAATCTCCCGCACTTTCACATAATGCTCCGCCATGCGGATCATCTCAGGGGAGTAATCGATGCCCAGCACTTTCATGCCCCGCTCGGCCAGGGGGATAGTGAACCTTCCGGCGCCGCACCCGATGTCGAGGACGGTAAGATCGCCGGATCCACAAAGGCCGATGGCCAGCTCGAAACGCTCGGCCATGCCCCTCCTGAATACCAGATTCGCGATCCGGGTGAGAAGCCCTCCCCGATTGTCGTATATATCGTCAAATTCCTTTGCAGCCCTGGTAAAGTAGTCCCTTACCTTAACTTCTTCGTTCATTTTCGATCCATTCCATGGTTGATATAAATTTAAAATCCTGGGCGAGCCTGCGAAATTTGCCTTCCGTCGACGCGAGCCGGTAATAATGGTACCACTTTAAGCCCTCCACGCGGGGTTTCCCCGGGTCAAGCTCCCAGGGGTGGAGGTAGCAGACCGCCACATGCCCTTCCTTATTAAGCTTCCGTAAGGCATGGGCAACGAAGAAATAGGGGAAAAACCTGAAGTAAAAGCCCCCCGCCACCGGGACTTTTTTCCCCACAAGGGGTGTCCTGTAGATGGAAAGGGGAATCTCCATGAGCCCCTTGCCGTCCCCCCCATTCGCGAAATCCACTTTATAAGGATATAGAGGGGCATCGGCCAACCCATAAAGGGGCGTTGCCACGGGGAACACGCTGGAGTCATATTCAAGCCCCTGCTTTTTCAGTATATCGAGGGCCCAGAGGGTTTCCTTCATTACCGTAAACTGGGGGGCCCTGTAGCCCTTCACCTTCTGTCCCGTGATCCCCTCCAGGAGATCGACCGACCGCGCTACATCCTCCGCGAACTCCTCGGGCGTCTGATCCGGGATCCTCCTGTGGTTATATCCATGGGAGCCGATCTCGTGGCCCTGGTCCGCAATCCTTTTCACCATCCCGGGGAACCGCTCCGCCACATGGCCGAGGATAAAAAAAGTCGCCCTGTTCGCCGTCTTCTCAAGGATAGAGAGGATCTTATCGGTAGAAGCCTCAACCCGCGGCTCATAGCTTCCCCACCGGCTCACCTCAAGATCGCAGTACCAGTCCTCCACATCTATCTGAAGAATATTCACCACGCAGCCACCATAAAATCACGAATAGCAAGCCCATGTCAAGCCCCGAGGTCAGGAACCGCCGCCAATCTCACCCGGTAACAGGCCTCGCCAACCATATACTACTTGATTTGCTCCCCAAGGTGATGAATAATTACACATATGCCGGAATTATCAAGATTTTTGGGAATTATAATCGCCATGTTCTATAAAGATCACGCTCCTCCTCATTTTCATGCGAAATACGGAGAATATGAAATAACCGTTGATATAGTCGAGGGAGTGATTCATGGTGAGTTCCCACGAAGAGCGCTGAGTCACGTGTTGGAGTGGTATGAGCTGCACAAGAATGAATTGCTCAACGACTGGGAATTGGCGGGTCAGGGAAAGCCGCTCGATCCTATCAAACCATTGGAGTAAAGCCATGATACCAAGAGTGAAAGAAGCCCGGTACATAAAAGATTTCATAATCGAAATCATTTTTGCGGATGGGGTGGAAGGAAAAATCGATTTAAGAGCCGATCTGGAGGGAGAAATCTTCGAGCCCCTCAAGGATACAAGCTATTTTAGACTATTCATCGTCCATCCCGACCTTCACACCCTCACCTGGCCCAACGGAGCCGACCTCGCCCCCGAATTTCTTTATCAAAGAATAAAAGAAGCTGCATGAGCCGTTGAAAAGGCAACTTAGATTCTTCATTTTATTTCTGGCTTAATTATTTTCAAACGAAGCGGCCCGTATTTTTTCGTTGATCTATTTTGGCGTTCTTTTAACGAAAAGCGCAAGATCGGGTCGTATTTTTTCTCAGATCGAGGCGGCAAGGAGGAGCCGACGCCGGCGTACTGTTGAGTACGTCAAGGAGAGTGACGACGCGGCCAACGAAGGGCTGGGGAAAAAGACGGCCCGATCACAGACCCAGGACGTTTTTCATGGTATAGATGCCCGGCCCCTTATCCGCGATCCACTTGGCCGCAAGAATAGCCCCCCTGGCAAAATTATCCCGCGAATACGCCCTGTGGGTGATCTCGAGCCTTTCACCTGTGCCCGCGAACATGACCGTGTGCTCCCCCACCACGTCCCCGCCCCTTAGGGCAAGGACGCCTATCTCATTATGCTTTCTCTCCCCTATGAGACCTTTTCTGCCGAAGACCTCCTGCCAGTCTTTATCGGGCCTGGCGGATTCGGCGATCTCCATCAGCTTTACTGCGGTCCCGCTGGGGGAGTCCTTCTTCAGCCTGTGGTGCATCTCCACGATCTCGATATCGTAATCGTCCTGCAGGGTCTTCGAGACCTTTTCCACTATATCGAACATGAGGTTCATGCCGACGCTCATGTTGGGCGATATGACGGCCCGTGCGCCGGGGGTGTTTTCCATCTCCCGGAGGGCCTCGTCGGAAAAGCCCGTGGTGCCTATCACGATCGCCTTTCCCTTCGCCGCGGCAAGCCTGAAATGGGCAAGGGAGGCCTCCGGTCCGGTAAAGTCTATGATTACATCGCACCACGGTGTCATGGCGGCGAGATCATCGGCAACAGGGGGCGAGCTCTTTACCGCCCCTTCCACGGGCTTGCCGACAAGAGGATGTCCCTTGGTCTCCAGGACGCCCGTTACCTCCACGTCCTTGTCGGCCAGGGCGAGCCTCAATATGGCGGATCCTACTTTTCCGGCCGCGCCGGTGACGATGACCTTTACCATCAGTCTCTCCTGAGGAGATTATAGTCCCTGAGCACCTCTTTCAAAAAGGCGCTGTTTTTATCCGCGAGGGGGCATAAGGGGAGTCTCAGCTCTTTTTCCATAAGCCCCATATGATACATGGTCTCTTTGATGGGAATCGGGTTCGTCTCCACAAACATGGCCTGCATGATGGGCAGGAGACGGATGTTGATGTCCCGTGCCTTTTCGATATCCTTCTCTTCCATAAACGCCCGGTAAAGCTCCTTGAGCTCTTTGGGCAAAGCGTTCGAGATGACCGATATGACCCCGACCGCGCCCACAGCCATCATGGGGAGGAAGAGGTTGTCGTCCCCCGAGACTATGGTGAACCGGCCGCCAGTGAGCCGGAATATCTCGGCCACCTGCAGGACGGAGCCTGACGCCTCTTTAATACCGATAATGTTGGGGATCTGCGCGACCCGGGCCACGGTCTCCGGCATCATGTTGATCCCCGTCCTTCCCGGTATGTTATAGAGCACGAGCGGTATGTCCACCTCTTCGGCCACTTTTTTGAAGTGGCGGTAAAGGCCCTCGGCAGTCGGTTTGTTGTAATAAGGGGTGGTGAGAAGACAGCCGTCGGCGCCCATCTTCCTGGCGCTTTCGGTCAGCTCTATGGTCTCCGTGGTGCTGTTCGATCCCGTGCCGGCGATTACGGGCACCTTCCCTTTCACGTGTGTGATGGTGAGCTCTATCACCCTGGCATGCTCTTCATAGGAG contains:
- the bioD gene encoding dethiobiotin synthase; its protein translation is MRALFVTGTDTGVGKTLASVSLAAYFSRIKGLSVGVMKPFETGLPLDRTEFFPCDAKSLKDASGSRDSLASINPCTFQKPLAPEAAALEEGKGIDLDATERICRDIVKNHDITIVEGAGGILVPIKENFFFQDLMKKWSLPVVVVARLGLGTINHTLLTCRSLESEGIRTIGVILNDSEGSSDVATRTNPGMLRKYLPVPLLGIMPYLEGFGDGGADLDRLGRMAATNLDVEAIYDGATLRSL
- a CDS encoding DUF4160 domain-containing protein, with protein sequence MPELSRFLGIIIAMFYKDHAPPHFHAKYGEYEITVDIVEGVIHGEFPRRALSHVLEWYELHKNELLNDWELAGQGKPLDPIKPLE
- a CDS encoding methyltransferase domain-containing protein; the encoded protein is MNEEVKVRDYFTRAAKEFDDIYDNRGGLLTRIANLVFRRGMAERFELAIGLCGSGDLTVLDIGCGAGRFTIPLAERGMKVLGIDYSPEMIRMAEHYVKVREIHGKSSLSINHICGDFLTTFPTDDKFDVTLAMGVFDYLKEPLPFLRKMKDVTKGRMIISFPSKFTPQMPIRKIWLATKDCPVYFYTKSDIQKLCTAAGLNKYEIIPIKAGYIVKAEI
- a CDS encoding YtxH domain-containing protein, which encodes MAENESGGFTAGCVLASFFIGGLLGAGAALLLAPKTGAETRAQLKELADEVKGKAETYMEQVKEEVSCMVDKGKEMVEKGKDLLTEQKAVLASAVEAGKEAYEKEKESLQKTKAPGNL
- a CDS encoding glycosyltransferase encodes the protein MIFVTVGNSIKGVEFHRLIRKIDEIAGELEEEVVAQIGYIDEEPKHMKWFQYLNFMEILSFFKDASMIVGHGGVGTVLNAIAYKKPLILVPRSSEAGEHHDDHQMELALQLKGREGIFVVDRIEELKSVILKVSALLKERAIEPRFSPERERLLSFIRDYVSDNRRD
- a CDS encoding DUF948 domain-containing protein yields the protein MVDLFLIVITIILIAVAVIVIRVLIELREGIHIMRESARKTEESLVPVLDELRLSLQSLRHLTDDVGDVADDMKVFAGSVRQVGQNVKAVTNLVENIVETSTVSLAGMRVGLKVASRYVVSNFFRRKQT
- the dapA gene encoding 4-hydroxy-tetrahydrodipicolinate synthase, producing the protein MNLKGIYTALVTPFAGYEVDEEALKRLVDFQLEGGVDGIVSCGSTGEAATLSYEEHARVIELTITHVKGKVPVIAGTGSNSTTETIELTESARKMGADGCLLTTPYYNKPTAEGLYRHFKKVAEEVDIPLVLYNIPGRTGINMMPETVARVAQIPNIIGIKEASGSVLQVAEIFRLTGGRFTIVSGDDNLFLPMMAVGAVGVISVISNALPKELKELYRAFMEEKDIEKARDINIRLLPIMQAMFVETNPIPIKETMYHMGLMEKELRLPLCPLADKNSAFLKEVLRDYNLLRRD
- the dapB gene encoding 4-hydroxy-tetrahydrodipicolinate reductase, producing the protein MVKVIVTGAAGKVGSAILRLALADKDVEVTGVLETKGHPLVGKPVEGAVKSSPPVADDLAAMTPWCDVIIDFTGPEASLAHFRLAAAKGKAIVIGTTGFSDEALREMENTPGARAVISPNMSVGMNLMFDIVEKVSKTLQDDYDIEIVEMHHRLKKDSPSGTAVKLMEIAESARPDKDWQEVFGRKGLIGERKHNEIGVLALRGGDVVGEHTVMFAGTGERLEITHRAYSRDNFARGAILAAKWIADKGPGIYTMKNVLGL
- a CDS encoding redox-sensing transcriptional repressor Rex, whose protein sequence is MAKYAKIPEATIRRLSSYLKCLEDLETKNEKVASSALLANMCNVNAAQVRKDFAYFGEFGVRGMGYNVKELKFNIKEILGINREWKIAVVGVGNMGSALLVYKDFLKQNYKIVAAFDIDPAKVIGHISERMGRPVEILHIDALKEVVKTRGVEIGIITTPPSEAQKVANLLVDANVKGILNFSPSPVTVPKNVKLRNLFFTSALDNLVYYLSN
- a CDS encoding DUF350 domain-containing protein — encoded protein: MWKILGNVIEIFVYSAVFMVVALVCLKVTGSIFTPDFEKKIVEEGNIGLAIVCGCLFIGLALVVSSVMR
- a CDS encoding pyridoxal phosphate-dependent aminotransferase, with the protein product MIISRDIERLIKDQEGWTRRMFEEGIRIKKLYGENSVYDFSLGNPDTEPPEALGKALVEAVLNPATGMHRYMSNNGYEDVREEIAQYLAEDRSLPFTSSHVFMTAGCAGGLNMIFRSIMNRGDEVIVPSPFFWEFKNYVHNAGGVPRFVETNLDFQLDIGNIEKAITPKTRAVLINSPNNPTGAVYSEESLKELAKLLYQKRSETGREIFIIADEAYRKLVYDGMTLPNLFKIYDLVLGVTSHSKDLALAGERIGYIAISPEIKDFQLLVSALTITIRTLGFVNAPALFQRIVGKFQRNSVSIADYEKKRDLLYDTLIDAGYECVKPTGAFYMFPKSPIPDELEFVRALQQDERIMVVPGRGFGREGYFRIAYCVPFEKVLGSLDGFRNIAKRYIEKG
- a CDS encoding pyridoxal phosphate-dependent aminotransferase, whose amino-acid sequence is MFEVGEKLKKEFGPENVFDFTLGNPIVEPPAKLKEELVRIVSSDIRGMHRYMTNSGYVEVREEIAAFYRERNGLAFTSNHIIMTVGAAGGINVALKALLDPGDEVIVPCPYFVEFRFYIENHGGVIKLVDTRDDFHLDVEKIREAITEKTKAIIVNSPNNPTGVVYDEKELKELAHLLKEKRRKGQRIILISDEAYRKIIYDGIAYPDMFKLYEDTVTVTSHSKDLALPGERIGYIAVSPLLSNVKTFIDAAIFANRILGFINAPAMMQRLVGKFQKNSVDIMDYQRKRDAVYTMLVDAGFEVVKPMGTFYIFPKSPIPDDIKFVRTMQKHHILGVPGIGFGKAGYFRLAYCVDMEVIEGSRRYFKEIGELLHRK
- a CDS encoding XrtA system polysaccharide deacetylase; amino-acid sequence: MVNILQIDVEDWYCDLEVSRWGSYEPRVEASTDKILSILEKTANRATFFILGHVAERFPGMVKRIADQGHEIGSHGYNHRRIPDQTPEEFAEDVARSVDLLEGITGQKVKGYRAPQFTVMKETLWALDILKKQGLEYDSSVFPVATPLYGLADAPLYPYKVDFANGGDGKGLMEIPLSIYRTPLVGKKVPVAGGFYFRFFPYFFVAHALRKLNKEGHVAVCYLHPWELDPGKPRVEGLKWYHYYRLASTEGKFRRLAQDFKFISTMEWIENERRS
- a CDS encoding DUF2442 domain-containing protein, which produces MIPRVKEARYIKDFIIEIIFADGVEGKIDLRADLEGEIFEPLKDTSYFRLFIVHPDLHTLTWPNGADLAPEFLYQRIKEAA